A window of Gossypium arboreum isolate Shixiya-1 unplaced genomic scaffold, ASM2569848v2 Contig00202, whole genome shotgun sequence genomic DNA:
ACGGCAGCATTGTCATCATATCGTATTATCATCCCGTTGTCGCGTTTGAGTTCTTTACGAGTACGTACAATTACAGCTCTGATCACTTCTGATCTTTCTAGAGGTGTATTTGGTACTGCTTCCTTGATCACAGCAACAATAACGTCACCAATATGAGCATATCGGCGATTACTAGCTCCTATGACTCGAATACACATCAATTCTCAGGCCCCACTGTTATCTGCTATATTCAAATGGGTCTGAGGTTGAATCATTTTTGAAATCTCTTTTTTCAATGTAACAAAGGacgaagaaaaaaagaaatattgtttgtcaaaaaaaaaaaaggaaactcGCAATTGTTTTTTTATTCCCAAGACAAGACTTCTTTCCTTTGGTTCTATATTCCTATCCTGAAATAATGAATTGAGTTTTTATAGGCATTTTTGACGCCGCTATTGAAATAGCCTTTCTGGCTATATTTTCGGCTACTCCGCTCATTTCATAAAGTATTCTGCCCGGTTTAACGACAGCTACCCAATACTCGGGAGATCCTTTCCCCGAACCCATACGTGTTTCTGTAGGTCTTACCGTAACGGGTTTGTCTGGAAATATACGTACCCATATTTTTCCACCACGGCGTACATTTCGTGTCATTGCGCGGCGCCCCGCTTCTATTTGTCTAGATGTAATCCAAGCGGGTTCAAGTGCTTGAAGAGCATATCTACCGAAACAAAT
This region includes:
- the LOC128288331 gene encoding 50S ribosomal protein L14, chloroplastic-like, with the translated sequence MCIRVIGASNRRYAHIGDVIVAVIKEAVPNTPLERSEVIRAVIVRTRKELKRDNGMIIRYDDNAAVVIDQEGNPKGTRIFGAIARELRQLNFTKIVSLAPEVL